Sequence from the Kribbella aluminosa genome:
CCACCAGGCGACCGCCCTGGTGGTCTCCGAGACCGGCATGACCGAAGCCGAAGCCGGCCTGTTCGTCGGCGTCCTCCGCGCCGAGCCCACCGACTAGGCCCTGTCTGGTAATCCAGACAGGACCTAACCCTTCACGTACGACGCCTTCTCCGCGACCCTGCCGTCCCGCAGGCGCAGTACGTCGACGCCGCGGACGTGCCCGCGGGCACCGGAAGGCTCGGCCCACGAGTACCGCCACCGGACCACGGCCCGATCGCCGAGCACCACGGTTTCCTCGGCGTCGAAGCGCGGCTCGGCGGTAACCGCGAACAGCTTGGCCCACTCCGCCCGTACGGCGTCCGCGCCCTCGAAGCGCCCGCCATCCGGGGCGGGTGACGTGGACTCGAACACGACGTCATCGGTGACGAGCGACATCACCGTGTCCAGGTCCCCCGCGCCGAACGCACTCCCGAACCGCTCGACCACGGACAGCGCCGGAGTCCACCGCGGATCGCGCCCAAAGGCCGCGAGCAACCTGTCGGCCGGATCGGTGAATCCCGCGAGATGCCCGCCGATCATCCCGCCGGACCGGTAGAGCTCCTCCCGATCGGCGAACCACGCCCCGACTTCCGCCACGAGCTCCGCGTCGAGCCGCGGCGGTACGCCGATCGCGACGGCGAGGTCCCACCCGTGGATCAGGTGATCCGCCGCGAGCTG
This genomic interval carries:
- a CDS encoding TIGR03086 family metal-binding protein, translated to MDVVELHNRAVANFAELVSGVAADRWPAPTPCPDWDVRALVNHVVGEERWTPPLMAGKTIAEVGDGLDGDLLGEDPAAAASAAAREAEVAATWSIDKVHLSYGDEDPREYLRQLAADHLIHGWDLAVAIGVPPRLDAELVAEVGAWFADREELYRSGGMIGGHLAGFTDPADRLLAAFGRDPRWTPALSVVERFGSAFGAGDLDTVMSLVTDDVVFESTSPAPDGGRFEGADAVRAEWAKLFAVTAEPRFDAEETVVLGDRAVVRWRYSWAEPSGARGHVRGVDVLRLRDGRVAEKASYVKG